One genomic window of Conger conger chromosome 7, fConCon1.1, whole genome shotgun sequence includes the following:
- the LOC133133838 gene encoding alpha-2Db adrenergic receptor-like, with protein sequence MSVSPAGQNSENANGTSASRPPPHCQTAAAFIILVVIVIIAVTIVGNVLVVVAVFTSRALRAPQNLFLVSLASADILVATLVIPFSLANEVMGYWYFGSTWCALYLALDVLFCTSSIVHLCAISLDRYWSVTKAVSYNLKRTPRRIKAMIGVVWVISAVISFPPLVMTKHDERECLINDETWYILSSCVVSFFAPCVIMILVYCKIYRVAKQRAATVFVARNGLERQPSQSETCFVRKNKSDMESPSSHSSGSNQRQEELDDIDLEESVPSDNKIGNSRFSKRSQTEGSNYCAKRSCRLSWASSRASQLFQEQMSKRQQSISRTKVAQMREKRFTFVLAVVMGVFVLCWFPFFFSYSLLAICRENCIIPDALFKLFFWIGYCNSSVNPIIYTIFNRDFRKAFKKILCRTEKRT encoded by the exons ATGTCTGTTTCCCCTGCT GGGCAGAACTCAGAGAATGCGAACGGCACAAGCGCATCTAGACCCCCGCCACACTGCCAGACCGCCGCTGCGTTCATTATCCTGGTTGTCATCGTAATCATCGCAGTGACCATCGTGGGGAATGTGCTGGTCGTGGTGGCTGTTTTCACCAGCAGAGCGCTCCGGGCACCTCAGAACCTATTTCTGGTTTCACTGGCGTCCGCAGATATCCTGGTGGCCACTTTGGTCATTCCCTTCTCGCTTGCCAACGAAGTGATGGGATACTGGTACTTCGGGAGCACCTGGTGTGCTTTATATCTGGCCCTGGATGTTCTATTCTGTACTTCATCCATCGTCCACCTCTGTGCCATTAGCCTGGACAGGTATTGGTCTGTGACAAAAGCAGTGAGCTATAACTTAAAGAGGACGCCCCGACGAATCAAGGCAATGATCGGAGTGGTGTGGGTCATATCAGCAGTCATCTCCTTTCCGCCTCTGGTTATGACTAAACACGATGAGCGGGAATGTTTGATCAATGACGAGACCTGGTACATTCTTTCTTCTTGCGTGGTGTCGTTCTTTGCGCCCTGCGTAATAATGATTCTGGTGTATTGTAAGATATACCGGGTGGCCAAGCAGCGCGCTGCGACCGTGTTCGTGGCCAGAAACGGGTTGGAGAGACAACCCTCGCAGTCTGAGACTTGTTTCGTGCGCAAGAACAAGTCGGACATGGAGAGTCCGAGCAGTCACAGTTCAGGCAGCAACCAGCGACAGGAGGAACTGGACGACATTGATCTGGAGGAGAGCGTCCCCTCCGATAACAAAATTGGGAACTCTCGGTTCTCCAAGAGGAGTCAAACGGAGGGCTCTAACTACTGTGCCAAACGGTCCTGTCGCCTTTCCTGGGCTTCCAGTCGAGCTTCCCAACTATTTCAGGAACAAATGTCGAAACGGCAACAGTCCATTTCTAGGACTAAAGTGGCACAGATGAGGGAGAAGCGTTTCACTTTCGTGCTCGCGGTGGTGATGGGAGTCTTCGTGCTCTGCTGGTTCCCGTTCTTTTTCTCTTATAGCCTGCTCGCCATATGCAGGGAAAATTGCATAATCCCAGACGCGCTATTCAAACTTTTCTTTTGGATTGGCTACTGTAACAGCTCAGTAAATCCTATTATTTACACCATTTTCAACAGGGATTTTCGAAAAGCGTTCAAGAAAATCCTGTGCAGGACGGAGAAACGCACATGA